A DNA window from Propionispora vibrioides contains the following coding sequences:
- the spoIIIAE gene encoding stage III sporulation protein AE translates to MKKAIMVLLWLMLLSSTVWGAPADQTDVTQQVLEKMSLEDINQVVDKIKAELHENVPGVENLTIQEMAAKGIHINWQQWWKNLMARFFQEIAANVHLSGKLLFLAVLCAILQNLQNSFERSNVSLLTYSICFSFLAVIALTSIYNVLELARQTVAQMVDFMQALLPVLISLLAGVGAVTSAALFSPVMLFLTSMVSLLVKDVVLPLLFLTTVLECVNYLSNTYRLDNLASVFKQGGMVVLSLALVVFIGVVTIQGVSGSVSDGIALRTAKYATATFIPVVGKMFSDTVELVMGASLLLKNTVGILGVLAVLMICVWPLLKILALIVVIKLTGALIQPMGDDRMAKCLDMMGNNLLLIFGAVLTAALMFFLGITMIIGVGNATVMLR, encoded by the coding sequence ATGAAAAAAGCGATCATGGTATTGTTATGGTTAATGCTCTTAAGTTCCACTGTTTGGGGAGCACCGGCAGACCAGACGGATGTCACACAGCAAGTGCTGGAAAAAATGTCGCTTGAGGATATTAACCAGGTTGTCGATAAGATAAAAGCCGAGCTGCATGAGAATGTTCCCGGTGTGGAAAATTTGACTATTCAAGAAATGGCTGCCAAGGGTATCCATATAAATTGGCAACAGTGGTGGAAGAACCTTATGGCCAGATTTTTTCAAGAAATAGCCGCTAATGTACATTTGAGTGGAAAACTATTATTTTTAGCAGTCTTATGTGCGATACTGCAAAACTTGCAAAATTCTTTTGAACGCAGCAATGTTTCTTTATTAACCTATAGCATATGCTTTAGTTTTTTAGCCGTTATTGCACTTACTTCCATTTATAATGTACTGGAGTTAGCCCGCCAGACTGTGGCACAGATGGTTGATTTTATGCAAGCGTTATTACCGGTACTCATTTCCTTACTGGCCGGTGTCGGTGCTGTCACTTCGGCTGCGTTGTTTAGTCCGGTCATGTTATTTTTAACAAGTATGGTAAGCCTGCTTGTTAAAGATGTGGTATTACCGCTTTTATTTCTTACGACAGTATTGGAATGTGTTAACTATCTTTCCAATACCTACAGGCTGGATAATTTGGCCAGTGTCTTTAAACAGGGCGGAATGGTTGTATTAAGTTTGGCGCTGGTAGTCTTTATTGGAGTTGTTACGATCCAGGGTGTGTCGGGCAGTGTGTCGGATGGAATCGCCTTGCGAACGGCCAAATATGCTACTGCCACGTTTATTCCGGTGGTGGGGAAAATGTTCTCCGATACGGTCGAGTTAGTTATGGGAGCATCTTTATTATTAAAAAACACAGTGGGGATTCTTGGAGTCTTGGCAGTCTTAATGATATGTGTCTGGCCTCTGCTCAAGATACTGGCCTTAATTGTGGTAATTAAGCTGACTGGTGCGCTTATACAGCCGATGGGTGATGACCGGATGGCAAAATGTCTGGATATGATGGGAAACAATCTTCTTCTGATTTTTGGCGCGGTGCTAACGGCGGCGCTGATGTTTTTTTTAGGTATAACGATGATTATTGGCGTGGGTAATGCGACGGTAATGTTACGCTGA
- a CDS encoding stage III sporulation protein AB produces MWLKLAGSLLIILAGTSIGWKAAQRFSDRPRQIRQIINCLASLKSYMNYAALPLPEALRLCTGNTVGVIRDIFQNMSFILEENGWLTPQAAMTQTINSLEGKLALENPELEALRLLSSNLGSVDQTEQEKFLQVVQNQLLQLEEEALQLRERNVKMYRYLGICGSLTVVIVLL; encoded by the coding sequence ATGTGGTTAAAGCTGGCAGGTAGTCTGCTGATTATATTGGCCGGAACTTCTATCGGCTGGAAGGCTGCGCAACGTTTCAGTGATCGTCCCAGGCAGATTCGGCAGATAATCAATTGTCTGGCTTCATTAAAATCTTATATGAATTACGCAGCGCTGCCTTTGCCCGAGGCTTTACGGTTGTGTACCGGGAATACCGTGGGAGTCATCAGGGACATATTTCAAAATATGTCTTTTATTTTAGAAGAAAATGGCTGGTTAACACCGCAGGCGGCCATGACGCAAACAATCAACAGCTTGGAAGGAAAGCTGGCTTTGGAGAACCCGGAGTTGGAAGCATTACGTTTACTCAGTTCCAATTTAGGTTCTGTTGATCAGACCGAACAGGAAAAATTTCTTCAGGTTGTACAAAATCAATTATTGCAGCTTGAAGAAGAAGCCCTACAGTTACGGGAACGAAATGTAAAGATGTATCGTTATCTGGGAATTTGCGGCAGTCTGACGGTAGTTATAGTTTTATTATAG
- the efp gene encoding elongation factor P codes for MISSSDFRTGVTIEIDNSVWQVVDFQHVKPGKGAAFVRAKLKNVKTGAVVERTFNPSEKLPKAHIDRRDMQYLYESDGSYNLMDNETFEQIALPAEQLGDATKFLKENMNIGVMFFQGIVIGVDLPTSVELTVVETDPGIRGDTATGGTKPATMETGCVVKVPLFINVGEVLRIDTRTGEYIERA; via the coding sequence ATGATTTCATCGAGTGATTTTCGTACAGGGGTAACGATCGAGATTGACAATTCAGTTTGGCAGGTTGTGGATTTTCAGCATGTTAAGCCGGGAAAAGGAGCTGCTTTCGTTCGGGCAAAATTGAAAAATGTCAAAACAGGCGCAGTCGTGGAAAGAACTTTTAATCCCAGTGAAAAACTGCCGAAGGCTCATATTGATCGACGGGATATGCAATACCTCTACGAAAGTGATGGCTCTTATAATCTGATGGATAATGAGACCTTTGAACAAATTGCTTTACCAGCCGAACAATTAGGTGATGCAACCAAGTTCTTAAAGGAAAATATGAATATTGGAGTTATGTTTTTCCAGGGAATTGTTATTGGTGTTGACTTGCCGACTTCTGTAGAGTTGACGGTTGTTGAAACAGATCCTGGTATCCGTGGCGATACCGCTACCGGTGGTACGAAGCCGGCTACAATGGAAACAGGCTGTGTTGTTAAGGTTCCGTTGTTTATCAACGTAGGGGAAGTACTGCGGATTGATACGCGAACCGGCGAATATATTGAAAGAGCATAA
- the spoIIIAD gene encoding stage III sporulation protein AD encodes MDIVQIVGLGFVVTLLSLIIKRERPEIALQLSLALAAIIFLLVLTKIGTVLNLFRDLAEKANISQMYLNTILKIIGIAYIAEFGAQVCKDAGEGAVASKIELAGKVMVMVMAIPIIVLVLDTVIRLIP; translated from the coding sequence GTGGATATTGTACAAATCGTCGGCCTGGGATTTGTTGTAACGCTACTCAGTCTGATTATCAAGAGGGAACGCCCGGAAATTGCTTTGCAATTAAGTTTAGCTTTGGCTGCTATCATTTTTTTACTGGTACTTACCAAAATCGGTACCGTACTTAATCTGTTTAGGGATCTGGCTGAAAAGGCAAATATTAGCCAGATGTATCTAAATACCATTTTAAAGATTATCGGTATTGCTTACATTGCGGAATTTGGTGCACAGGTGTGTAAAGATGCCGGCGAAGGAGCTGTGGCAAGTAAAATTGAGCTGGCTGGCAAGGTCATGGTTATGGTCATGGCAATCCCTATTATTGTTCTGGTTTTAGATACTGTTATACGGTTAATACCTTAG
- a CDS encoding CD1247 N-terminal domain-containing protein: MGNLKERVAYLQGLTQGLSINEHSAEGKLILNIIEVLDEVADEFDDMALAHNDLEEYVETIDEDLTELEEVYDDDKNYVEVDCPHCHERVSFESDILEEPGEVEVTCPYCGDVVYNSYDFDETNPVHIGSVTSVGDMRQTIHPGI, encoded by the coding sequence ATGGGAAATTTAAAAGAAAGAGTCGCCTATTTGCAAGGACTTACTCAAGGTCTCAGTATTAATGAACATTCAGCAGAGGGCAAACTGATTCTAAACATTATAGAAGTGCTAGACGAGGTTGCCGATGAGTTTGACGACATGGCCCTGGCCCATAACGATCTTGAAGAATATGTGGAGACAATTGACGAGGATTTGACGGAACTGGAAGAAGTCTATGATGATGATAAAAATTATGTGGAAGTTGATTGCCCTCATTGCCATGAACGTGTAAGTTTTGAATCAGATATTTTAGAAGAACCTGGTGAAGTGGAAGTTACCTGCCCCTATTGCGGTGACGTCGTATATAATAGCTATGATTTTGATGAAACAAATCCCGTTCATATTGGTTCGGTAACTTCCGTGGGCGACATGCGCCAGACAATACATCCCGGTATATAA
- the spoIIIAA gene encoding stage III sporulation protein AA, with translation MLTSIYPILPPRLAELFKKISPAIAQQITEIRIRAQRPLVAVLGNQDILIGLNAEIVENGRFAYHCVPEDLMQLVQLISKNSLYAYEQELRSGYFTIAGGHRIGVAGQAIMENGRLKALKYISSVNIRIAREVAGCADVILPYLIDGECLMSSLIISPPRCGKTTVLRDIVRQISDGVYSMPCKGVQVGIVDERSEIAACQQGVPTMNIGCRSDVLDGCPKAIGMLMLIRAMSPTVIVTDELGREEDACAVREALHAGIAVITTVHGHDETEVSHRPYIGELIRERFFDRYIILDNKPQMGTLKKVIAVKDDTVLYSWEKRGAYVVKAGR, from the coding sequence ATGCTTACTTCCATTTATCCCATACTCCCACCCAGACTGGCCGAGTTATTCAAGAAAATTTCGCCGGCCATCGCGCAGCAGATAACAGAAATTCGAATCAGGGCACAACGACCGCTGGTGGCGGTTTTAGGTAACCAAGATATTCTGATTGGTTTAAATGCTGAGATTGTTGAGAACGGCCGGTTTGCCTATCATTGCGTGCCAGAGGATTTAATGCAACTAGTTCAACTAATCAGTAAGAATTCACTCTATGCCTATGAACAGGAGCTGCGTTCAGGTTATTTTACCATAGCCGGAGGACACCGGATTGGCGTGGCTGGTCAGGCGATTATGGAAAATGGACGTCTTAAGGCATTGAAATATATTAGTTCTGTCAATATCCGGATTGCAAGAGAAGTAGCCGGCTGTGCAGACGTTATTCTTCCTTATCTTATTGATGGTGAATGTTTAATGAGCAGTCTTATTATTTCTCCGCCCCGTTGTGGAAAGACAACCGTATTGCGGGATATCGTCCGGCAAATCAGTGACGGCGTTTATTCAATGCCTTGTAAAGGGGTACAAGTTGGTATTGTTGACGAACGTTCAGAAATTGCCGCCTGCCAGCAGGGTGTTCCTACCATGAACATCGGTTGCCGCTCAGATGTTTTAGATGGATGTCCTAAAGCGATCGGAATGCTTATGTTGATCCGCGCTATGTCCCCCACAGTTATTGTTACCGATGAATTGGGGCGGGAGGAAGATGCTTGTGCCGTTAGGGAAGCACTGCATGCGGGAATTGCAGTTATCACCACAGTGCATGGTCATGATGAAACCGAGGTATCCCACCGTCCTTATATCGGAGAGCTAATTCGCGAAAGATTTTTCGATCGCTACATCATTCTTGATAACAAGCCGCAAATGGGCACATTAAAAAAAGTCATAGCGGTAAAAGATGACACAGTTTTATATTCTTGGGAAAAGAGGGGCGCTTATGTGGTTAAAGCTGGCAGGTAG
- the spoIIIAC gene encoding stage III sporulation protein AC has protein sequence MGLDVLFKIAGVGILVSVFHTALKQAGKEDMAHLCTLAGFTMVLLWVVQLLGRLFTTVQEVFKLF, from the coding sequence GTGGGATTGGACGTATTGTTTAAAATTGCCGGAGTCGGAATTTTAGTTTCCGTGTTTCACACAGCCTTAAAACAAGCCGGAAAAGAGGATATGGCCCATTTATGCACATTAGCCGGCTTCACTATGGTACTGCTTTGGGTAGTTCAGCTATTAGGCCGCTTATTTACAACGGTGCAGGAAGTATTTAAATTGTTCTAG